The following proteins come from a genomic window of Triticum aestivum cultivar Chinese Spring chromosome 6A, IWGSC CS RefSeq v2.1, whole genome shotgun sequence:
- the LOC123131265 gene encoding phosphoenolpyruvate carboxylase kinase 2 — protein sequence MVYGGEDALRQQYSIGDEIGRGRFGTVRRCHSNATGEALALKTTPKAPLRDALDLALAEQEPKLHLLVSSPPCSPHLVALHAAFDDADAVHLVVDLCAGGDLLSLLSARGGSLPEREAAGLAAQLASALAACHRRGVAHRDVKPDNLLFDAATGALKLADFGSAEWFGDGRRMSGLVGTPYYVAPEVVAGREYGEKVDVWSAGVVLYVMLSGTVPFYGATAPEIFEAVLRGNMRFPPRAFAGVSPGAKDLMRRMLCKDVARRLSAEQVLRHPWITSCGGHAVAG from the exons ATGGTCTACGGCGGAGAGGACGCGCTGAGGCAACAGTACTCCATCGGCGACGAGATCGGGCGCGGCCGGTTCGGCACGGTGCGCCGGTGCCACTCCAACGCCACGGGGGAGGCGCTGGCCCTGAAGACCACGCCCAAGGCGCCGCTGCGGGACGCGCTGGACCTGGCCCTCGCGGAGCAGGAGCCCAAGCTGCACCTCCTCGTCTCCTCCCCGCCCTGCAGCCCGCACCTGGTCGCCCTCCACGCCGCCTTCGACGATGCCGACGCCGTGCACCTCGTCGTCGACCTCTGCGCCGGCGGggacctcctctccctcctctccgccCGCGGTGGCAGCCTCCCGGAGCGCGAGGCGGCCGGGCTGGCTGCGCAGCTGGCGTCCGCGCTCGCCGCGTGCCACCGCCGCGGGGTCGCGCACCGCGACGTCAAGCCCGACAATCTGCTCTTCGACGCCGCCACGGGCGCGCTCAAGCTCGCCGACTTCGGCTCCGCGGAGTGGTTCGGGGACGGGCGCCGCATGTCGGGGCTCGTCGGCACGCCGTACTACGTGGCGCCCGAGGTGGTGGCCGGCAGGGAGTACGGGGAGAAGGTGGACGTGTGGAGCGCCGGGGTGGTGCTCTACGTGATGCTCTCCGGCACCGTGCCCTTCTACGGCGCCACCGCCCCGGAGATCTTCGAGGCCGTGCTCCGCGGCAACATGCGCTTCCCGCCGCGCGCCTTCGCCGGTGTCTCGCCCGGGGCCAAGGACCTGATGCGCCGCATGCTCTGCAAGGACGTCGCGCGGAGGCTCTCCGCCGAACAAGTCCTGA GGCATCCATGGATCACGAGCTGCGGTGGACATGCGGTCGCGGGCTGA